The sequence CTGGAAGACATCGTACTTCAGGTAAGGGGAAACGTCGAAAATGCCTTCGCGACCCTCTTCAGTTGTTACCAGGATCTTATGATCTTTAAGAGGCTGGATTTCCTTGATCCGCATTATTCCAGTCCTTTGATCGAAAATGGTTTCTGCCCGTCAACCACTAAATTCCAGTCAGCCATCAAGTCGTCCCTGTGGATCTCAATCCAGGCGATGATCAGCTTATGTTTTCCAGGCGGCAGTGAACCGGACAGCACTTGGCCGTCAGGAATTGAATACACTGCTACTGAACCCTGGTATTCAGCATGAAAATGCGGCGAATGGTGTTTTTCGATGTCCCGAAAGAACATCCTGATGATAATACCGAAAAACATTGAAATTGCTGGCATTGCTGTCCTCCAAATAGAATTCTACCCAATTTTCCGGATTGATTCAAGTACTGAGCCGTATCTGATAATGAAAAAAGGCCGGGTATGCCGGCCTTTTTGACATGCGAGGGTTGAAGTTCAGCGAGGCAGCACGTCTGAGTTGTAAGTCACCTGGTAGATGATTTCGTTGATATTGTGATAAATAGCCGCGTATTCGCTGGAACCGATGTTGTTCTCGAATCTCTGGATGTCTGCACCGCCGAACATTACAGTTGTGTAAAGGTTGGACGGGCTGGAAGCCTTTTTCGTCAGTTCGATCAGATAGCGGGGCAGGACTTCAGAGAAGAATCCTTTCTGCTCGTAAATCCTGCGCAGTATGTCCAGGGACTGGAACATGTCAGTCTGGCTCATTTCCTGGAAGGAACCGACAATCGAAGAAGCCATGTTCCAGTAATACTGGCCGCCCCAGTTTTCATTGGCGAGCCTGGCTGCGTCTTTTTTGGGTTGTGGCCATTTGCTGTCTATATATACCCAGTCCTGAAAGTTACTTCCCCCGTTGTTCTGATTATTCTGCGGAGCATGGTACTCAAACTCCCGGATGATCGGGAGCATGGCTGCCCAGAGATCACTCTCAGGCAGCTTGGCATTGTGAATATCCTGGAAAGCGTTGTTCTTGAGCGCGATCTTGACCTGGGAGTTGAAATTGTCTGTGTATTTGTAATCATTGAATGCATTGAATCCTATGGCTGCAGCCAGATCAGGCCCGAAGTTCTGGTTGAGCATCTGGATGAAGTCCCTCAGCTCTCCTTCGCGGCAGCGCTTGTCAAAATGATTGATTGTCAGCACCACGTCAAAGAGAGAGGTGGGTTTCCAGTCCGGCTGTGCGCCCTGGAAGCTGAAGGCTGTGTAAGAAGTGTTCTCCTTCCAGAAACCGAAGAGCAGTGAAAAGCCGGTGTTCCTGGTATAGATCGGGTAAAGATAGTGATTGGCAGTGTTGTCCTGATTGATCACTCTGACCTTGTTGAAAACATAGGAAGTGGATGAGGTGGCATTGATCAGGTTGATGCCGAGCTTGACGCTCGAATTTTTTGATTCTGAGTAGTTGCTGCCCATGAAAGGGCGGTCCACGCGGCGCTGTGAGGCTTGCAGATCTTTATCAGCCTGGAAGATGGCTTCCGCAGGTTCCATGTCGCCGAATACGATTTCATCCAGGTGATTGTTGGCCAGAAATTCCTTGCCTACCTGGACTGACTTGAATTTAAGCGTGCTCTTGAGCAGGGATTCATAAGCATTGACTGCGTCCGCATCACGCAGGTCGAAGATATAGTCGCAGGTAAGCTGCTCGCCCTTGATGTAGGAAGCTGAGAAGGCGAAGAAATTCGTATCCAGGATCCTGGCGATGATGGCGTCGATATTGATCTTTCCGACCACAGGGTCATAGCCGAAGAAGTTGATGCCGAAGCTCGCTGAAACACCGCCTGCGACACCCTGGGAACGGATGCCGCTGACCTTCATCCGCACATGATTTTCGTCCATTTTATAGATGTTGATCCTGAATTCGCCTGTGAGCAAAACTCCTCCTGAGGCCCCAGTGGAGAAGACACCCTGGCTCCAGCCGGCTGAGAGACCGGCATTGATACCCATCCTGGCTGGAATGGAGACAAAATCTCCGGTTTCCATGGCTCTGACTTTTTCCGCGTTGACAGGAAGTGAAATCGGTGTTTTAGGGAGTGCTTTAAGTGCAGTCACTTTATCTTTGAAATGGCGGACAAAGATGATCTCGCGTTCCGCACAGATGTTGAAATAGAGCGGAAGACTGCCTCCGACAGCGTCTTTCAGCAGTGTCATGGCATTGATGTTGATCTTGGGGATCCAGCGGTCGACTCTGGTGTGCATGGCTTTGGCATAATTGGAATCCAGATTGTATTTATAGGCTGCCGAGATATTGATGCCTTCAAGAATATCCGCGTTGTACAAGTCATAGCCTGTGCTGATATCGTAATTCATGATGGCTTCATA is a genomic window of Candidatus Wallbacteria bacterium containing:
- a CDS encoding DUF4160 domain-containing protein, with product MPAISMFFGIIIRMFFRDIEKHHSPHFHAEYQGSVAVYSIPDGQVLSGSLPPGKHKLIIAWIEIHRDDLMADWNLVVDGQKPFSIKGLE